From the genome of Terriglobales bacterium:
GGCTGAGCATGGCATTGTTCTGATTTCGGAACAGCCGATCACTTAGAACCCCCAGCGGCTAGAGCCGCATTTCTTCGGGTAGCTGTAACGGCGCGGCTGAAGCCGCGCCCCTTCGAAGGAGCAAATGAGCGGGCAGTTGATGATGGAGATCGGGACGAAGGCGCTGGAGCTAGGGGTGCCGCTGAGCGCGCACTTCGACCTGACCTGGCGCTGCAACGAGCGCTGCATCCATTGCTATCTCGACCACGAGGACCGCGGCGAAGTCACCACCACCGAGGTGAAGGACATCCTCGAGCAGCTGGCCGCCGCCGGCACCTTCTTCCTCATCCTGAGCGGCGGCGAGCCGGTGATGCGCAAGGATTTTTTCGAGATCGTGGAGTACGCGCGCCAGCTGATGTTCTCGGTGAAGGTGAAGACCAACGGCATCCTGATCCGCGAGCGGGAGGCGGCGCGGCTGCGCGAGCTGGCGGTGGAGGTGGTGCAGATCAGCGTCTATTCCCACCGCGCGGCGGTGCACGACGCCATCACCAAGGTGCCGGGGTCGCTGGAGAGAACGCTGAACGCGGTGCGCTTCCTGCGTGGCCAGGGGCTGAAGGTGATCATCGCCGGGGTGATGATGCGGCAGAACCTGGGCGACCACAAGGAAGTGCAGAAGCTGGCGCGGGAGCTGGGGGTCAGCTTCCAACTGGACCCGACCATCACCCCGAAGCTGGACGGCGACACCTCGGTCCTCGACCTGCGCATCCCCGATTCCGCCCTGCCGCAGCTGTTCCGCGATGGGTCGTTGGTGGGGGATGCGGACGAGTTCTGCGCGCCGGCGGAGGTGGACGCCAGCGCGCTGGAAGCGCTGCCCTGCAGCGCTGGCCATACCGCGGTCTATATCTCGCCCTACGCCGACGTCTTTCCCTGCGTGCAGTTCCCCCTGCCCACCGGGAACCTTCGCCAGCAGAAGTTCCTGGAGGTGTGGCGCGACTCGCCGCAGATGAACGAGGTGCGCGGCATCCGGCTCAGCGACCTGCACGCCTGCAGCTCGTGCGGCAACGTGGCCAGCTGTTCCCGCTGCCCCGGCCTGGCGTACATGGAAGGCGATATGCGGGGCCCGTCGAGCGCGGACTGCGACAAGTCGTTCGCGCGGACGGGCATCCTCTCGCCGCGGAAGCGAGCTGCCCTGGTGCAGATTGCGATCTGATCTGCGATTTGTGATTTGTGATTTGCGATTGGCGGCGCGGGCAACCGCGCCGTTCCATTTTGGGAAGCACAATCTGGAGTTCCGAAAACAGAACAAGCGGACGTGCATCACAGACGTCGCTTAGGCAGGACCGATATACGAGTTCCTTTACTTCTTTCTACGGGAGCGTCGTATGTCGCCCTGGCCGCGCACGTACGGGCCCATCGCCATCCTTCTTCTGCTCACTTCACTGTCACTTGCACAAGACGCCGCGCTGGGCACGCTGCGAGGCACGGTCTTCGACAGCAGTGGGGCGCGCATCGCCGGCGCCACCGTCACCGCCATCCACAACGCTACGGGAGTCGAGCGCACCGTGGCCTGCGACCAAGATGGCGGGTTCGCCCTGCAATATCTGCCGCCGGGAACCTATGAGTTGCGAGTAGCGGCGCCGGGCATGAGGCCAGAAGTGCGCAAGAACGTGCGGCTGGAAGTGGGCGCGGTGGTGGGGATCCAGGTCACGCTCAAGGTGGCCGGGCCGCGCGAGGCGATCACCATCCAGGCCCAGCCCGGGCAGGTGGAGACCCAGTCGGCCGCGGTCTCATCAGTGCTCGACGAGCGCGCCATCAACGAGCTTCCGCTGAACGGCCGGCGGTTCACCGACCTGGTGCTGCTGACCCCGGGAGTGACCACCGACCCCCGCAGTCTGACCTCCGATAGCACCGGCGACCTGGCTTTCGGGGGAGTGCGCGGCTACAACTCCAGCTACCTGGTGGACGGAGTGGACAACAACAACGCCTTCTTCGCCCAGATGCGGGGCCGCTACCGAGCTCCCTACCAGTTCAGCAACGAGGTGGTGCAGGAGTTCCGAGTGTCGTCCAACACCTACGGGGCGGAGCTGGGGCGGTCGGGCGGCGCGGTGGTCAACGTGGTGACCAAGTCTGGGACCAACAACTATCACGGCAGCGCCTTCTGGTTCCTGCGCGACGGGCGCCTGAGCGCCGAGCAGCCCTTCGCCGGCATGAAGCCGCCGGAGCGCAGGAACCAGTTCGGGGGGACCATCGGCGGCCCCATCCGCAAGAACGGATTGTTCTTCTACGCGGGCTTCGACCAGCACATCTACCACGTGCCCACCGTCGTCCACTTCCTGAACGGGACCGCCACGGTGACGCCGACGCCGGACGACTACGAGGCCAGCGACCAGGCGCAGGTGGAAAGCGCAGCAGCCCGGCTCTCCACCCTGGGCGGGCCCTTCCCCGCGAGCATGGTGGGCAATACGGGGTTCATCAAGTTCGACTGGGCCCTCTCGCCGCGGAACTACCTGGCGGCGCGGCTGAGCACTTCGCGCTACTGGGGCTCGAACAACGTGTACCTGGACCCGGTCAATCCCATCACCTACTACGCGACCAGCGAGAACGGCGAAGAGCGGGTGAGCACGGAGAGCGCGTCGCTGGCGCTGACCAGCGCGCTCACGTTCCGGGTGACCAACAACCTGCGGGCGCAGTTCTCGCGCGACCTGCAGGCCAGCGATCCCAATTCGAGCGCGCCTCAGACCCAGATCTACGACATCATCGAGGGCTTCGACCGATCGCTGATCCTGCCCCGCGCCACGCGCGAGCACCGGCTGCACCTGCTGGATTCGGTCGCGGTGGACGGGCACCGCCACGCCTGGAAGTTCGGCTTCGACTTCAGCCAGGCCTGGGTGCAGAACTTCTTCCCGGTGATGTCGGGGGGTGAATTCATCTTCAGCGACATCCGGGTGAACCCGTTCACCTTCAAGCCCATGACTTTCGGCATGGCCATCACGCCGCTGCGGGCCTACGCCCACGGGGTGCCGCGTTACTACTTCCAAGATTTCGGCAATTCGGTGAGCCACCCCGACACCCGGGAGTACGCCTTCTTCGTCCAGGACACGATCCGGGTGAGCAGCCATCTGGCGCTGTCGCTGGGCCTGCGCTACGACCTGCAAACCTTCCGCAGCCAGGGGCTGGAGTCGAATCCGGCCTGGCCGGACTCGGGCAAGGTCCCCACCGACAGCAACAACTTCGCCCCGCGGGTGGGCTTCGCCTATTCCATCGGCGACGAGCGACCGGTGGTGATCCGGGGCGGGTTCGGGATGTTCTACACCCGCATCCCGCAGATCTATAACTCGACGGTGGAGATGCAGAACGGGCTGCAGCGCTCCCACCTGTTCCTGAAGAACACGCAGGGGAACACCGATTTTCCCCTCTATCCGAACCCCGTGGTCGCGTGCCCGCCAGGGACCCTGAGCTGTCCCGCCCCGGCCAGCCTGGCCGGCTTGCTGACGACGGAGATCTCCGCGTTCGCGGCGGACTTCAAGACCCCAGTGGTGCACCAGGGAAGCCTGACGGTGGAAAAGGAAATCTGGCATCGCTTCGCGGTGGGGGTGGGTTACTTGTACGTGAGTGGGCACAACCTGGTGCGGTCGCGGGACGTGAACCTGCCGGAGCCGAAGACGGTCTATTACCCGGTTTACGATCCCAGCGATACGTTCAGCGGGGAGTTCCTGCCGGTCGAATCGTTCTCGACCTGGCAGATGACACCCTCGCTCAGCTGCCCGTTCCCACCCTGCCTGAATGATGTGGCACGGCCGGTGGCCGGGATCGGCGGGATCTACGTCTTCGAAAGTCTCGCCCAGAGCACCTACCACGGGCTGACCCTCTCGGTGCGGCGGCGGATGACCCAGGGACTCTATTTCCGGCTGGCCTACACCTTTGCCCGGGCGAGTGACAACATCCAGGACGCCCTGCTGGCGGGGCGACCGCCGACCGTGCAGAATACCTATGCCGCCAACAGCGAATGGGGGCGGAGCGTGACCGACCAGCGCCACCGGCTGGCTGCGGCCTGGTCATGGTCGCCCAAGCCCTTCCACCGGGACCAGCCGACACTGAAGGCGATCTTCAATGACTGGACGTGCTCCGGGGTGGTGACCATCGGAAGCGGGCGGCCATACGACGCCCGGGTGGTGGGGGACGCGAACCGCGACGAAAACACTTACAACGACCGCCTGCCCGGCTATGGCCGGAATTCGTTCACCGGGCCCGACTATGCAACGACGGACCTGCGGCTGAGCCGCCTGCTCTACCTGGGAGACAAGTTGAGACTCCAGTTGCTGGCTGAAGCTTTCAACGTATTCAACCGGACAAACCTGCAGGTAGACACGACCGACGATGGATTCGTGAACAGCGCCGCCGAGTTTATCCCCCTCGATCGGACGATCGCAGGCAGCCACTACCCGGCCTATTACACCCAGTCGTCGGGATTCATGAAGCCGACGAGCGCGTACGCATCACGGCAGGTGCAGTTCGGAGTACGGTTGCGTTTCTGAAGGCGGAGGTCGAAGAGATGGGTCGTGAGGGTTATCAAATAGCTAACAGTGAAGGCGCAGACCCGCATAAATCGAACATATTTCTTGACTTGGGCAACGGATATTGCAATAACTTAGGCTGACCAAACAGGTACGTCAGGGGGTGTTTTTTCGTTGGCAGAAGTCAGGCTCCAGGAGGGCGAGTCATTGGAAAACGCCCTTCGTCGCTTCAAGCGCAAGGTGCAGCAGGAAGACATCATCAAGGAGGTCAAGAGGCACTCCTTCTACCTGAAACC
Proteins encoded in this window:
- the rpsU gene encoding 30S ribosomal protein S21 yields the protein MAEVRLQEGESLENALRRFKRKVQQEDIIKEVKRHSFYLKPGEKRRVKEALARKRNRKKARKEQE
- a CDS encoding TonB-dependent receptor, which codes for MSPWPRTYGPIAILLLLTSLSLAQDAALGTLRGTVFDSSGARIAGATVTAIHNATGVERTVACDQDGGFALQYLPPGTYELRVAAPGMRPEVRKNVRLEVGAVVGIQVTLKVAGPREAITIQAQPGQVETQSAAVSSVLDERAINELPLNGRRFTDLVLLTPGVTTDPRSLTSDSTGDLAFGGVRGYNSSYLVDGVDNNNAFFAQMRGRYRAPYQFSNEVVQEFRVSSNTYGAELGRSGGAVVNVVTKSGTNNYHGSAFWFLRDGRLSAEQPFAGMKPPERRNQFGGTIGGPIRKNGLFFYAGFDQHIYHVPTVVHFLNGTATVTPTPDDYEASDQAQVESAAARLSTLGGPFPASMVGNTGFIKFDWALSPRNYLAARLSTSRYWGSNNVYLDPVNPITYYATSENGEERVSTESASLALTSALTFRVTNNLRAQFSRDLQASDPNSSAPQTQIYDIIEGFDRSLILPRATREHRLHLLDSVAVDGHRHAWKFGFDFSQAWVQNFFPVMSGGEFIFSDIRVNPFTFKPMTFGMAITPLRAYAHGVPRYYFQDFGNSVSHPDTREYAFFVQDTIRVSSHLALSLGLRYDLQTFRSQGLESNPAWPDSGKVPTDSNNFAPRVGFAYSIGDERPVVIRGGFGMFYTRIPQIYNSTVEMQNGLQRSHLFLKNTQGNTDFPLYPNPVVACPPGTLSCPAPASLAGLLTTEISAFAADFKTPVVHQGSLTVEKEIWHRFAVGVGYLYVSGHNLVRSRDVNLPEPKTVYYPVYDPSDTFSGEFLPVESFSTWQMTPSLSCPFPPCLNDVARPVAGIGGIYVFESLAQSTYHGLTLSVRRRMTQGLYFRLAYTFARASDNIQDALLAGRPPTVQNTYAANSEWGRSVTDQRHRLAAAWSWSPKPFHRDQPTLKAIFNDWTCSGVVTIGSGRPYDARVVGDANRDENTYNDRLPGYGRNSFTGPDYATTDLRLSRLLYLGDKLRLQLLAEAFNVFNRTNLQVDTTDDGFVNSAAEFIPLDRTIAGSHYPAYYTQSSGFMKPTSAYASRQVQFGVRLRF
- a CDS encoding radical SAM protein, producing the protein MSGQLMMEIGTKALELGVPLSAHFDLTWRCNERCIHCYLDHEDRGEVTTTEVKDILEQLAAAGTFFLILSGGEPVMRKDFFEIVEYARQLMFSVKVKTNGILIREREAARLRELAVEVVQISVYSHRAAVHDAITKVPGSLERTLNAVRFLRGQGLKVIIAGVMMRQNLGDHKEVQKLARELGVSFQLDPTITPKLDGDTSVLDLRIPDSALPQLFRDGSLVGDADEFCAPAEVDASALEALPCSAGHTAVYISPYADVFPCVQFPLPTGNLRQQKFLEVWRDSPQMNEVRGIRLSDLHACSSCGNVASCSRCPGLAYMEGDMRGPSSADCDKSFARTGILSPRKRAALVQIAI